The following DNA comes from Spirochaetaceae bacterium.
GTTGCTTTAAGGCTAAATAAACGCCAAAAGCTGTTAAACAGGCGATTAAGACTTTAATAAAATCGCGGGTAAGTTTGGCTAGCCCTAAGCTGCCGTATTTAAAGCGGGCTATAGTGGTTAAAATAATAAAAGCTAGAAAAAAGGCGGCGCTATTGGCGTAAGCTAAGCCGGCTACCCTTAGCGGAGTGGTTATTAAAATTAAACTTAATATAATATCTAGCCCGCAAGCTAGCGCAGCGCTAATAAGCGGCATATTAAAGCTTTTTTTACTGTAATAATAACGCACAATAAAGTTATAGGCGGCTACAAAAAACATACCCACACAAAAACCCACTAACACTCGGCCGGCCATAAGAGCATTAGCCGGTAAAAAAGCCCCACGCATTAAGGCTACGCTAATAATTTCGCGGGCCAGCAGGCTCATTATTAAAGCCGCCGGCATAAGTAGGTATAGTAAAAGCTTAAGCCCGCTTAACAAACTGTCGTTAAGGGCTTCGTGATTACCGCGCTCGGCTTCGCGGCTCATTTGCGGAAAGTACACCGTATTAACACTAGCCGAAAAAATACCGTAAGGCAGCTGAAAAAAAACAATAGCATTAGCTAATGCACTGGCCGAGCCGCTCTCTAAGCCGCTGGCTAAAAAGAAAGCCACTTGCTGGTTTATGGCCAAAATACTGCCAGTTATCAGTACCGGTAACCAATGTTTTAGGACTGCCCTAAAGCTGGGATTGTTAAAGGCAAAGTTAGGCAGCAAATAGTAACCTAATCTTTTGTAGGGTATGGCCTGCATAAGCAGCTGCACAAAGCCGCCGGTAATGACCCCTAAAGCCATGCTGTAAGGCCCTAAATATTGATGAGTAAGCAAAATAACGGCTATCATTATTACCGAAAAAGCAATGGGTGAAAGCGCCGCCACTAAAAAGCGGTTATAACTATTAAGCACAGCCATAAAGATGGCGGCAATACTTACCAAAAGTAAATAAGGCATAAAATACCTAAAAATTACGCCGGCCAACAGCATTTCGTGAGGGTTAGGAAAGCGTACAAATATCCTTACCACATAAGGGCTAAAGATGATAGCTAAAATAATTAAAGGGACCAATACCACATATTGAAAAGC
Coding sequences within:
- the murJ gene encoding murein biosynthesis integral membrane protein MurJ, with translation MPKEPTPPNGEPLPDQSQRQRSLATYLVMLCTLASRLLGFVKIAVINAVFGAQGLADVLNALFSIPNNLRKLMAEGALSSAFIPELNKHLANNNKDAAKKLSRQILAFQYVVLVPLIILAIIFSPYVVRIFVRFPNPHEMLLAGVIFRYFMPYLLLVSIAAIFMAVLNSYNRFLVAALSPIAFSVIMIAVILLTHQYLGPYSMALGVITGGFVQLLMQAIPYKRLGYYLLPNFAFNNPSFRAVLKHWLPVLITGSILAINQQVAFFLASGLESGSASALANAIVFFQLPYGIFSASVNTVYFPQMSREAERGNHEALNDSLLSGLKLLLYLLMPAALIMSLLAREIISVALMRGAFLPANALMAGRVLVGFCVGMFFVAAYNFIVRYYYSKKSFNMPLISAALACGLDIILSLILITTPLRVAGLAYANSAAFFLAFIILTTIARFKYGSLGLAKLTRDFIKVLIACLTAFGVYLALKQLLGVEWWQQSSSLATFGLLAIFGLTMSACILIMYKLLKIKLIEGLRR